The Moritella sp. F3 genome contains a region encoding:
- a CDS encoding 2OG-Fe(II) oxygenase — protein sequence MNLKPSNTDMSKSDFFVAAYEAGAEHPALPTWASSKDNLATLSSLTTNSILKKSISQVPGAFQLLNVFSPEECQRLINTSEAMGYLADAAVSLPRDVRHNDSLTWVVDKQTDAIIWNRVKHLMTDDEGIFDNKPAVGINARFRFYRYSKGDYFKPHSDGSWPGSRVINNKLIADSYGDRYSQMTFLILLSEDFDGGATRFLVNANDASQPARRGDQVAKVDIRTPAGSILCFPHGMHPLHCIHSSEPIYHGVKYIIRSDVLFAL from the coding sequence ATGAATTTAAAACCAAGTAATACAGACATGAGTAAAAGTGACTTTTTTGTCGCTGCCTATGAAGCCGGTGCTGAGCACCCAGCTCTACCGACATGGGCAAGCAGCAAGGATAATTTAGCGACATTATCATCGTTAACTACCAACAGCATATTAAAGAAGTCCATATCGCAAGTACCCGGCGCATTTCAACTATTAAATGTCTTTTCACCAGAGGAATGTCAGCGACTTATCAATACCAGCGAAGCAATGGGTTACTTAGCCGATGCAGCTGTATCCTTGCCCCGTGATGTACGCCATAACGATAGCCTCACTTGGGTTGTAGATAAACAAACAGACGCTATCATTTGGAACCGCGTAAAACATTTAATGACTGATGATGAAGGTATCTTCGATAATAAACCTGCGGTCGGCATTAACGCTCGTTTTCGATTCTATCGTTACAGTAAAGGCGATTACTTTAAGCCTCATTCAGATGGTTCTTGGCCTGGTAGTCGCGTCATTAACAATAAATTAATTGCCGACTCTTATGGCGACCGCTATAGCCAAATGACCTTCCTGATCTTGCTCTCTGAAGATTTTGATGGTGGTGCGACTCGGTTCTTAGTCAATGCCAATGATGCAAGTCAACCGGCTCGCCGCGGTGACCAGGTCGCAAAAGTAGATATTCGTACGCCAGCAGGGAGTATTTTATGTTTCCCGCATGGCATGCACCCATTACATTGCATCCACAGCTCAGAGCCAATTTATCATGGCGTCAAATACATCATTCGTAGTGATGTGTTATTTGCATTATAA
- a CDS encoding aldehyde dehydrogenase — MPTLTSYEPISRAAIGTVNMTTAEQLPTLVSAAQQAQRDWATLSLGMRQQQLNRAFQQLTPVQDQLATLISQEMGKDYRRATYEAGGTIQSANYFTDEIAQALAPERLDRNTELQYRPLGIVAVIAPWNYPLAMANNLLMPALMAGNAVILKPSEETPLVAELFVNTLNKVLPKGLLQLAHGDAETGKALVASAIHMVAFTGSMATGKHIMASAAPALKRLVMELGGNDPMIVMASADINAAVQFAVASSFENAGQMCTSTERVYVDARIAAEFERKVVALARQYQVGAWDKPRVNIGPLVNPLQHQKVLAQLQDATQKGAQLLLGRDDYPLPFIQPTVVTGMTAEMSLEREETFAPVVAISHFNHIDEAICRANDSPYGLGAVVFGGQGAAAVAEQLEAGMVGVNQGVGGGAAPWVGAKQSGFGFHGTAAGHRQFAQVRVISK; from the coding sequence ATGCCAACGTTAACTTCTTATGAACCAATCAGTCGTGCTGCTATCGGCACGGTGAACATGACTACTGCAGAACAACTACCCACGTTAGTTAGTGCTGCTCAACAAGCACAACGAGACTGGGCAACGTTATCGTTAGGTATGCGTCAACAACAACTCAACCGCGCATTTCAACAGCTAACGCCAGTGCAAGATCAGTTGGCGACATTAATCAGCCAAGAAATGGGCAAAGACTATCGTCGTGCAACTTATGAAGCTGGCGGTACCATCCAAAGTGCGAACTATTTTACTGATGAAATTGCTCAAGCACTGGCACCTGAGCGTTTAGATCGTAATACCGAATTACAATATCGACCGCTAGGTATTGTTGCCGTCATTGCACCTTGGAATTATCCTTTAGCCATGGCCAACAATTTGTTAATGCCTGCGTTAATGGCTGGCAACGCAGTGATCTTAAAGCCTTCGGAAGAAACCCCCTTAGTCGCCGAATTATTTGTTAATACCCTCAATAAAGTACTGCCCAAGGGGCTATTACAACTTGCCCATGGTGATGCTGAAACAGGCAAGGCATTAGTGGCCAGCGCCATTCATATGGTGGCGTTTACTGGTTCAATGGCTACTGGCAAGCATATTATGGCGAGCGCAGCACCAGCATTGAAACGATTGGTGATGGAGCTTGGTGGTAACGATCCAATGATCGTGATGGCAAGTGCTGACATTAATGCAGCGGTACAATTTGCGGTAGCCAGCTCCTTTGAGAATGCAGGGCAGATGTGTACATCTACCGAACGCGTTTATGTTGATGCCCGTATAGCAGCAGAATTTGAACGAAAAGTAGTGGCGCTAGCACGACAATATCAAGTCGGGGCTTGGGATAAACCACGGGTGAATATTGGCCCTCTCGTTAATCCATTACAACATCAAAAAGTATTAGCGCAATTACAAGATGCGACGCAAAAAGGCGCGCAATTACTCTTGGGTCGAGATGATTATCCATTACCTTTTATTCAACCAACAGTCGTCACGGGCATGACTGCCGAGATGAGCCTAGAACGCGAGGAAACATTTGCTCCCGTTGTAGCGATTAGTCACTTTAATCATATTGATGAGGCGATCTGCCGTGCTAACGATAGCCCATATGGTTTAGGCGCAGTAGTATTTGGTGGCCAAGGTGCTGCGGCAGTCGCAGAACAACTAGAGGCTGGCATGGTTGGCGTTAATCAAGGCGTCGGTGGCGGCGCAGCACCTTGGGTTGGCGCGAAACAAAGTGGCTTTGGCTTTCATGGTACCGCGGCAGGCCATCGTCAATTTGCCCAAGTACGCGTTATCAGTAAATAA